Proteins found in one Roseovarius indicus genomic segment:
- a CDS encoding response regulator has translation MTNPPHILLVDDSAEIRKAVARYLEKNDMRVTSAVDAVQMDDLLKVGGYDLIVLDVMMPGENGISVCRRLSAKGVAPIVMLTALGEEMDRIIGLEVGADDYLPKPFNPRELLARIRAILRRAQKPEALAGSLTGSRVRFADWTLETDTRRLGAEDGREDVLTTSEFKLLTILLERPRIVMSREQLFDLTVGRTPAAFDRTIDNQISRLRRKIEHNPGRPKIITTVRNGGYCLATDVEVER, from the coding sequence ATGACGAACCCGCCCCACATACTGCTGGTCGATGATAGCGCCGAAATTCGCAAAGCTGTCGCACGATATCTGGAAAAGAACGACATGCGCGTGACGAGTGCGGTCGATGCGGTCCAGATGGACGACCTGCTCAAGGTTGGCGGCTATGACCTCATCGTGCTGGACGTAATGATGCCCGGCGAAAACGGGATATCGGTCTGTCGCCGCTTGTCCGCCAAGGGGGTGGCCCCAATCGTGATGTTGACAGCGCTTGGAGAGGAAATGGACCGTATCATCGGCCTAGAGGTCGGTGCGGATGACTATTTGCCCAAACCCTTCAATCCGCGCGAGTTGCTTGCGCGGATAAGGGCAATTCTGCGTCGGGCGCAGAAACCGGAAGCGCTGGCGGGAAGTCTTACAGGCAGCCGTGTACGGTTCGCAGATTGGACGCTCGAAACCGACACACGCCGTCTTGGCGCGGAAGACGGCCGAGAGGATGTGCTGACAACATCAGAGTTCAAATTGCTGACAATCCTGCTGGAACGCCCGCGCATCGTGATGAGCCGCGAGCAGCTTTTTGACCTGACGGTTGGGCGAACACCGGCCGCTTTCGACCGGACTATCGACAACCAGATCAGCCGCCTCAGGCGGAAGATCGAGCACAACCCGGGACGCCCAAAAATCATCACAACGGTTCGAAACGGAGGTTATTGCCTGGCAACGGACGTCGAGGTCGAACGGTGA
- a CDS encoding c-type cytochrome gives MMLRWLILFLLMAGAAGVGAWMLAGGTSGTSATPEPPQSIDLAEGEELYQEYCASCHGSVLEGQAGWRSAGEDGILPAPPHDETGHTWHHPDSVLFDYTKLGGKKTLAKQGVDFQSGMPGFGDELTDAQIWNILAFIKSTWPDRQREVQAARSEAEQQKRGD, from the coding sequence ATGATGCTACGCTGGCTGATCCTCTTTCTGCTCATGGCCGGCGCGGCTGGCGTCGGCGCCTGGATGCTGGCGGGAGGGACATCCGGCACATCCGCTACGCCGGAACCGCCGCAGTCTATCGATCTCGCCGAGGGCGAAGAACTCTATCAGGAGTATTGTGCCTCTTGCCACGGGTCCGTTCTCGAGGGACAGGCCGGATGGCGCTCGGCCGGAGAGGATGGCATCCTGCCCGCACCCCCGCATGACGAAACCGGTCACACCTGGCATCATCCTGATAGTGTTCTGTTCGACTATACCAAGCTTGGCGGAAAGAAGACCCTCGCGAAGCAAGGCGTTGATTTCCAAAGCGGCATGCCCGGTTTCGGTGACGAGCTGACCGATGCGCAGATATGGAACATCCTCGCCTTCATCAAATCCACATGGCCCGACCGTCAGCGAGAGGTCCAGGCCGCCCGCAGCGAGGCAGAACAGCAGAAACGAGGAGACTGA
- a CDS encoding SHOCT domain-containing protein, translated as MNAYMTVKSTVIALFAGTVSALADPGGIADDTFGHMMWGDGHGWWGGFGMILFWGLIIAVAVFFFRMLTSNRLGETRDAMEILKERYARGEIDEDEFRRRKQELQG; from the coding sequence ATGAATGCCTATATGACGGTCAAATCCACCGTGATCGCTCTGTTTGCGGGCACAGTGTCGGCCCTCGCGGATCCAGGCGGCATTGCTGATGACACCTTTGGACACATGATGTGGGGAGATGGTCATGGTTGGTGGGGAGGTTTCGGCATGATCCTTTTCTGGGGGTTGATTATCGCGGTTGCCGTATTCTTCTTCCGTATGCTCACCAGCAACCGTTTGGGCGAAACCCGCGATGCGATGGAGATCCTCAAGGAACGCTATGCACGCGGTGAGATCGACGAAGATGAGTTTCGGCGCCGCAAGCAAGAACTCCAAGGCTAA
- a CDS encoding DUF4148 domain-containing protein yields the protein MKRNTTLILATAFATALGGAALADMGYVTGHHDLPDRDNNIHMNDTMRGHFDHADQNKDGKVTRAEVEAHMEAASEFKSMFEERFDNPQRGQ from the coding sequence ATGAAACGCAACACCACGCTCATTCTCGCAACCGCATTTGCCACGGCTCTCGGCGGCGCAGCGCTCGCGGACATGGGATATGTAACCGGGCACCATGATCTGCCCGACCGCGATAACAACATCCACATGAACGATACGATGCGCGGCCATTTCGATCACGCCGATCAAAACAAGGACGGCAAGGTCACGCGCGCGGAGGTGGAGGCCCATATGGAGGCTGCATCAGAGTTCAAGAGCATGTTCGAAGAGCGCTTTGACAATCCGCAGCGAGGCCAATGA
- a CDS encoding L,D-transpeptidase: MEDKTPRAIRRRGFLFFSVGGLVALAAPSVLRAQESDSVRRNISSFRLHRWQDHFDALGKGILLSDTNTRVLQHWTADGEMRIYPTSVPKSDELTRRGYSEIVYKDEAPDWVPTPSMRERDPSLPDYVAPGPKNPLGVRAMHLTWQYYRIHGTGDTRKIGRRSSSGCIGLYNEHIIEVFDRTPIGTQVKLI, encoded by the coding sequence ATGGAAGACAAGACCCCCAGGGCAATAAGACGCCGAGGCTTTCTATTCTTTTCGGTTGGAGGGCTCGTTGCTCTTGCGGCACCATCGGTGTTGCGTGCCCAAGAGTCGGACTCGGTTCGCCGGAATATTTCGTCATTCCGGTTGCATCGCTGGCAGGATCACTTTGACGCGCTCGGCAAAGGAATTCTGCTTTCCGATACCAACACCAGAGTTCTTCAGCACTGGACCGCGGATGGGGAGATGCGCATCTACCCCACATCGGTTCCTAAGAGCGACGAACTCACGCGGCGTGGCTATAGCGAGATCGTCTACAAGGATGAAGCTCCCGACTGGGTTCCCACCCCATCAATGCGCGAACGCGATCCGTCCCTACCAGACTATGTCGCCCCCGGCCCCAAAAACCCGCTTGGCGTCCGTGCCATGCACTTGACTTGGCAATATTACCGGATTCACGGAACCGGCGACACCCGCAAGATCGGCCGTAGATCTTCCAGCGGATGCATCGGTCTTTACAATGAACATATCATCGAAGTGTTCGACAGGACTCCAATCGGCACCCAAGTCAAACTTATCTGA
- a CDS encoding arsenic resistance protein, whose amino-acid sequence MKLQNLERHQTWIYLAAILSGLVLGALAPGISGVFEALLWPVLGFMLFTTFAQMPLAHLPRAARDRRFIGAMLIGNFVLVPLLVWGLIAFLPDDPALRLGVLVVLLVPCTDWFITFAHLGRGDAVRAATATPILLAVQFACLPLFLWLFLGDAFLELLAADRIAAVFAALILLPLTAAFLLERWAEARPERAAIVNRLAWLPVPLLAVVVFLIAASQVDAVRDALPVLAQVARVYVAYLVAAAFLGAATGRAAGLPTSGRRTVIFSLGTRNSFVVLPLVLALGPEWNVAALVIVFQSLVELFGMAAYVWIVPRYLVPEHAAITQDSAGNE is encoded by the coding sequence ATGAAGCTGCAAAATCTCGAACGCCATCAAACCTGGATCTATCTCGCTGCCATCCTCTCCGGTCTGGTCTTGGGAGCGCTCGCACCCGGCATCTCGGGGGTGTTCGAAGCGCTGCTGTGGCCGGTGCTGGGATTTATGCTTTTCACCACCTTCGCTCAGATGCCGCTAGCGCATCTGCCGCGGGCTGCGCGCGACCGGCGTTTCATCGGCGCGATGCTGATCGGCAACTTCGTTCTGGTGCCGCTGCTGGTCTGGGGGCTGATCGCGTTCCTGCCTGACGATCCTGCGCTTCGGCTCGGGGTGCTTGTCGTGCTGCTGGTGCCCTGCACCGACTGGTTCATCACATTCGCCCATCTCGGTCGCGGCGATGCGGTGCGTGCCGCGACCGCGACACCGATCCTCCTCGCGGTTCAGTTCGCCTGTCTGCCGCTCTTCCTATGGCTCTTTCTCGGCGACGCATTCCTTGAGCTTCTAGCCGCCGACCGCATTGCCGCCGTCTTTGCGGCGCTTATCCTGCTGCCGCTCACAGCGGCTTTCCTGCTGGAGCGTTGGGCAGAGGCGCGCCCGGAACGGGCCGCGATAGTGAATCGCCTCGCCTGGCTGCCGGTTCCGCTTCTGGCTGTCGTGGTGTTCCTGATCGCGGCCTCGCAAGTCGACGCGGTACGGGATGCGCTGCCGGTTCTGGCGCAGGTGGCGCGCGTCTACGTCGCCTACCTCGTCGCCGCAGCATTTCTCGGTGCGGCGACCGGGCGGGCGGCCGGATTGCCCACTAGCGGGCGACGAACGGTCATCTTCTCGCTCGGAACCCGCAACTCCTTCGTCGTACTTCCGCTGGTGTTGGCGCTCGGACCGGAGTGGAACGTGGCGGCTCTGGTCATCGTCTTCCAGTCGCTCGTCGAGCTCTTCGGCATGGCCGCCTATGTGTGGATCGTGCCGCGCTATCTGGTCCCCGAACATGCGGCGATCACGCAGGACTCCGCAGGGAACGAATGA
- a CDS encoding multicopper oxidase family protein → MPTRRDFLMQGAAITAALALPKRLYAATSEFQSLDARTASVQLAPEGYPKTEIWGYGGAMPGPQLRLQQGARLQRRFMNELPQASTVHWHGVRIDNAMDGVAGLTQPAVEPGQSFDYDFTVPDAGTYWYHAHNRSTEQVARGLYGALIVEESEPPDLDREEVLILDDWLLDPETAQIDPDFTSRHDRSHAGRRGNFIATNGRHALSLDVRQHERLRLRLVNAANARIFVLSLQGMEGWTVALDGMPLPRPEPLAEALILGPGQRADVIVDVTAAPEETAHLVRVEDQEAASQVAFPVTGKASATRRDAPDALPPNPGMEVIGLDDARTVRLDMQGGAMGTLDSAILNGEKKSFRELVDANQFWSFNGAIGMTDAPLVDVAKGETVKLQIDNDTVFPHAMHLHGLHFREIGEDGGLGPLRDTILMFGGQTRTIGFVADNPGDWLFHCHMLSHAASGMMTWMKVT, encoded by the coding sequence ATGCCGACGCGACGCGATTTTCTCATGCAGGGGGCGGCTATCACCGCGGCGCTTGCCCTTCCAAAGCGGCTTTATGCCGCAACGTCAGAGTTCCAATCCCTGGACGCCCGCACGGCCAGCGTTCAATTGGCGCCGGAAGGCTATCCCAAGACCGAAATCTGGGGCTATGGCGGCGCGATGCCCGGCCCTCAATTGCGTCTTCAGCAGGGTGCGCGGCTGCAACGCCGCTTCATGAACGAACTGCCCCAGGCAAGTACGGTGCACTGGCACGGGGTTCGCATAGACAATGCGATGGATGGTGTTGCGGGGCTGACCCAGCCCGCGGTCGAGCCGGGGCAAAGCTTCGACTATGATTTTACCGTGCCGGATGCCGGAACTTACTGGTATCACGCGCATAACCGCTCGACCGAACAGGTGGCGCGCGGGCTCTATGGCGCGTTGATCGTCGAGGAATCCGAGCCGCCTGACCTGGATCGGGAAGAGGTGCTGATCCTCGATGACTGGCTGCTTGACCCTGAAACGGCGCAGATCGACCCGGACTTTACCTCGCGCCATGATCGCAGCCATGCCGGGCGGCGCGGCAATTTCATCGCCACCAACGGCCGACATGCCCTTTCTTTGGATGTGCGACAACACGAACGTCTGCGCCTGCGCCTCGTCAACGCGGCCAACGCCAGGATTTTCGTGCTGTCGCTTCAGGGTATGGAAGGCTGGACGGTTGCGCTGGATGGCATGCCGTTACCCCGGCCCGAGCCGCTGGCCGAGGCGCTGATCCTCGGCCCCGGCCAGCGGGCCGATGTGATCGTCGACGTGACCGCCGCACCAGAGGAAACCGCCCATCTCGTTCGCGTCGAGGATCAGGAGGCGGCATCGCAGGTGGCTTTCCCCGTGACTGGAAAGGCCTCGGCCACGCGCCGGGATGCACCGGACGCGCTGCCGCCCAATCCGGGGATGGAGGTGATCGGCCTCGATGACGCCAGGACCGTGCGGCTCGACATGCAGGGCGGCGCAATGGGCACGCTCGACAGCGCGATTCTGAATGGCGAGAAGAAAAGCTTTCGCGAGTTGGTGGACGCCAACCAGTTCTGGTCGTTCAATGGAGCGATCGGCATGACCGATGCCCCGCTCGTTGATGTCGCGAAGGGGGAAACGGTCAAGCTGCAAATCGACAACGACACCGTCTTTCCCCACGCGATGCACCTGCACGGGCTGCATTTCCGCGAGATCGGCGAGGATGGCGGGCTCGGTCCCTTGCGCGACACGATCCTGATGTTCGGCGGCCAGACCCGCACGATCGGTTTCGTGGCCGACAATCCCGGCGACTGGCTGTTTCACTGCCACATGCTCAGCCACGCGGCCTCGGGCATGATGACCTGGATGAAGGTGACATGA
- a CDS encoding ISKra4 family transposase, with product MDVRIIVETTFENGTTKRHPLGRLSRPFRRTQPEGFGLLLEDAKTILGQLQNAILLDQIEEVSEASRICPDCDEVRAIHDYRPRVLDTLFGRFQVKAPRIRRCACDTKSDDVLGGPLSPLAHFFPDRSTPELQRLQAELGARHSFREAARILETFLPCAKQVNTSVRNRLGKVSREICDSEQTQPVIPSAAEEASALTVFLDGAHIRCRPEYQKRHLDVVVGKIESHDKCRRFGLVQQAVLSPASQLRQDLRALGWDHKQTVTVISDGEPALPNLVRVAVGGKVRHILDWWHISMRIQHVENAVKGLLQSRGFSGIPVLFKRPAETLRWYLWHGKVLTATTSLQWLMVDCTRLATDDRVATDAARRVQARCRDLYSYLANNMDSLTDYGRRYRAGLPISSSRAEGCVDDIGNTRMGKRRRMRWSPKGAHRVAVVRAAVLDGRLTGAYQRAA from the coding sequence ATGGACGTGCGGATTATAGTCGAGACGACCTTTGAGAACGGAACCACAAAGAGGCATCCTCTCGGCCGTTTGTCCCGCCCGTTTCGACGCACGCAGCCTGAGGGGTTCGGGTTGTTACTCGAAGATGCGAAGACGATCCTGGGGCAATTACAGAATGCGATCCTGCTCGACCAGATCGAGGAAGTTTCCGAAGCCAGCAGAATATGTCCTGACTGCGACGAGGTCCGAGCCATACATGATTATCGGCCTCGGGTGCTCGACACCCTCTTCGGCAGGTTCCAGGTCAAGGCGCCGCGCATTCGTCGCTGCGCCTGCGATACAAAATCCGACGACGTCCTGGGCGGACCGCTTTCGCCACTCGCTCATTTTTTTCCGGACCGGTCGACTCCGGAACTGCAACGCCTTCAGGCCGAACTTGGGGCACGGCATTCCTTCCGGGAAGCGGCACGAATCCTGGAAACCTTCCTGCCTTGCGCGAAGCAGGTGAATACATCGGTGCGCAATCGTCTGGGCAAAGTCTCCCGGGAGATCTGCGACAGCGAGCAGACTCAGCCTGTAATTCCTTCGGCCGCCGAAGAGGCGTCTGCGTTGACGGTTTTCCTGGACGGTGCGCATATCCGATGCCGACCGGAATACCAGAAGCGACACCTCGATGTTGTGGTTGGCAAGATCGAAAGCCACGACAAGTGCCGCCGCTTCGGCCTTGTTCAGCAGGCAGTCCTGTCACCTGCCAGCCAGCTTCGCCAGGACTTGAGGGCTCTCGGTTGGGATCACAAACAAACCGTCACGGTGATTTCGGACGGGGAACCCGCCCTGCCGAACCTCGTGCGCGTCGCCGTCGGTGGAAAGGTTCGCCACATTCTCGACTGGTGGCATATCTCGATGCGCATTCAGCACGTTGAGAACGCCGTAAAGGGCCTGCTGCAGAGCAGGGGCTTCTCCGGCATTCCAGTGCTGTTCAAACGTCCCGCCGAAACGCTGCGATGGTACCTTTGGCATGGAAAAGTTCTAACGGCCACGACCAGTCTCCAATGGTTGATGGTCGATTGCACGCGGCTGGCTACAGATGACCGCGTGGCGACTGATGCGGCCCGGCGAGTGCAAGCCCGGTGCCGCGATCTGTACTCATACCTTGCAAACAACATGGACAGCCTGACCGACTATGGTCGGCGGTACCGCGCGGGTCTTCCGATTTCTTCGTCCCGGGCAGAGGGCTGCGTGGACGACATCGGGAACACCCGCATGGGCAAGCGCCGCCGCATGAGATGGTCGCCCAAGGGAGCCCACCGCGTGGCCGTTGTCCGCGCCGCGGTTCTCGACGGTCGGCTAACCGGCGCGTACCAAAGAGCCGCGTGA
- a CDS encoding YncE family protein: MALKMRRSQLKFRNGYGLPFIRASPRDRERTVDAVHPFRFRIASEINTETYAQTRSDPMRNPLLAIGAVVITSSAAIADVYIPEGELGTVLHLNEVFEVVGRIEGLDNVHGLAGATNRGILVAGSLTETEVGMVPKPSEVSEEDHAAHHGGGEDAGPAASSLVTLVDADSHEILRRIEVPGIVHHVGISSDERFAAVTHPGLDAVSLIDLESGEVTATVTTGPIPEYAIADPKTGNFFVSNAGNNTISELDPEDGIVKRNFKLQGPPKHMLLDAEARQLIVSESDTGKVSIVDADSGETLSSFEISGELHGVSADKDAIWSSARERDRVVRIDRATGERLEVNVGPEPYHMARVDDALLVSSAAKNELWVLDPETLDLIKTLETDSTGHQFARMP; this comes from the coding sequence GTGGCGCTCAAAATGCGCCGCAGTCAGCTTAAGTTTCGTAACGGCTATGGCCTTCCTTTCATCCGTGCTTCGCCTCGCGATAGAGAACGCACAGTCGACGCAGTTCATCCATTTCGGTTTCGGATAGCGTCGGAAATCAACACGGAAACCTATGCGCAAACAAGGAGCGACCCTATGAGAAATCCGTTACTGGCAATCGGTGCAGTAGTAATCACTAGCAGCGCTGCAATAGCCGATGTGTACATTCCGGAAGGAGAACTCGGAACAGTACTTCATCTGAACGAAGTCTTTGAGGTTGTTGGCCGCATCGAGGGTCTCGACAACGTTCACGGACTGGCAGGCGCAACAAACCGCGGCATCCTGGTTGCCGGTAGTCTTACGGAAACCGAAGTCGGCATGGTGCCCAAGCCTTCCGAGGTTTCCGAGGAGGATCACGCAGCCCACCACGGAGGCGGAGAAGATGCCGGCCCGGCCGCTTCGAGTCTGGTCACCTTGGTCGACGCCGACAGTCATGAAATCCTGCGTCGAATCGAAGTGCCCGGTATCGTTCACCATGTCGGAATTTCCTCGGATGAACGCTTCGCCGCCGTGACTCATCCCGGTCTTGATGCTGTTTCGCTGATCGACCTGGAAAGCGGTGAGGTGACAGCGACCGTCACCACGGGCCCGATCCCGGAATATGCAATCGCCGACCCGAAGACTGGCAATTTCTTCGTTTCCAATGCCGGTAACAACACAATCAGCGAACTCGATCCAGAAGACGGGATTGTAAAGCGAAACTTCAAACTGCAAGGTCCACCCAAGCACATGCTGCTTGATGCCGAGGCCCGCCAACTGATCGTCAGCGAGTCCGACACAGGGAAGGTTTCCATCGTCGACGCCGACAGTGGTGAAACCCTTAGTTCGTTCGAAATTAGCGGCGAGCTGCATGGCGTCTCAGCCGACAAAGACGCAATCTGGTCGAGCGCACGCGAACGCGACCGCGTGGTACGCATTGATCGTGCCACAGGTGAACGCCTGGAAGTCAACGTCGGCCCCGAACCCTACCATATGGCGCGCGTGGACGACGCGCTTCTGGTGAGCAGCGCAGCCAAAAACGAGCTATGGGTTCTGGACCCGGAAACGCTTGATCTTATTAAGACTCTCGAGACCGACAGCACGGGGCATCAGTTTGCCCGAATGCCATAG
- a CDS encoding c-type cytochrome has product MNKTVLAILAFVVLGGAVVYWNIAQQPQQGMGHSMLPPDTSDLDSGAPIVEISLPAELSDQAQMGKRAYEAKCAECHGKNAAGQNGVAPPLVHKIYEPNHHSDMAFVMAAKNGVRAHHWNFGNMPPVEGLTDGDVKLIARYVRELQRENGIN; this is encoded by the coding sequence ATGAACAAAACAGTGCTGGCCATTCTGGCCTTCGTCGTGTTGGGCGGCGCAGTCGTCTACTGGAACATCGCGCAGCAACCCCAGCAGGGGATGGGCCATTCGATGTTACCGCCCGACACCAGTGATCTGGACTCGGGCGCGCCTATCGTCGAAATTTCGCTGCCGGCGGAGCTTTCGGACCAGGCGCAGATGGGCAAGCGGGCCTACGAGGCGAAATGTGCGGAATGTCACGGCAAGAACGCCGCAGGCCAGAACGGGGTCGCACCACCACTCGTGCACAAGATCTACGAACCGAACCACCATTCCGACATGGCGTTCGTGATGGCCGCGAAAAACGGTGTGCGCGCGCATCATTGGAATTTCGGAAACATGCCGCCGGTCGAAGGTTTGACCGATGGCGACGTCAAGTTGATCGCACGCTATGTACGTGAATTGCAGAGGGAGAACGGGATCAACTGA
- a CDS encoding ATP-binding protein, which yields MAQSISLWLFVDERSLAVRAAIGAEAAGRAANVAMLLEQAPKELRASILRAADSPLARFRTDPQAAVDHLDHRAGGAVEARVRSFFGAEDSREIRVELHEVEREFPPMRSVPPEMAAEHKQMMHDKISGLELTLSIALEDGTWLNVDTRFQRPPLQWPIFSAVSFGFTAAFLIGVAFWYLLARLTWPLRRLAQAADRLGRGEENKPLPVAGPSEVRELTDTFNHMQERLVRTVADKTRIMAALGHDLRSPLTALRVHAEMVDEEETRDALVKSIEEMQDMVERTLAFARGMAISEAPETIELGEFLTELKCDMLNAFRLETDTPLQVRLRPQSMRRALRNVIENAVRYGDDVEVTYSREYDRASIWVRDHGPGIPETQLEEVFEPFFRVETSRSRETGGTGLGLSIARTIMRSHGGDVTLQNHPDGGLLARLDLPFSQSSNQQERTIS from the coding sequence GTGGCTCAATCCATTAGCCTCTGGTTGTTCGTGGACGAACGCAGTCTCGCCGTCCGCGCTGCGATCGGGGCAGAGGCGGCCGGGCGCGCTGCGAATGTGGCCATGCTACTAGAACAGGCCCCAAAGGAGTTGCGAGCCTCCATTCTTCGCGCCGCAGATTCGCCGCTGGCACGGTTTCGGACCGACCCGCAGGCGGCTGTGGATCATCTTGATCACCGCGCGGGAGGAGCTGTCGAAGCGCGCGTCAGGTCATTTTTCGGCGCTGAAGACAGTCGCGAAATCCGAGTAGAATTGCATGAGGTTGAGCGCGAATTCCCGCCAATGAGGTCAGTGCCGCCGGAGATGGCCGCAGAGCACAAGCAGATGATGCATGACAAGATCTCGGGGCTTGAATTGACACTGTCTATCGCGCTTGAAGATGGCACATGGCTGAATGTCGATACGCGCTTTCAGCGACCGCCGCTACAGTGGCCAATCTTTTCTGCGGTGAGCTTTGGTTTCACGGCGGCGTTCCTGATTGGTGTTGCTTTTTGGTACTTGCTTGCTCGCCTGACCTGGCCGTTAAGGCGCTTGGCGCAAGCCGCAGACAGGCTTGGCAGGGGAGAGGAAAACAAGCCACTCCCAGTCGCGGGACCAAGCGAAGTCAGAGAACTGACGGATACCTTCAATCACATGCAGGAGAGACTGGTGCGCACGGTCGCTGACAAGACGCGTATAATGGCCGCTCTGGGTCACGATTTGCGTTCGCCACTGACCGCTTTGCGGGTTCACGCAGAGATGGTGGATGAGGAAGAGACGCGTGACGCCTTGGTGAAATCCATCGAGGAAATGCAGGATATGGTCGAGCGCACACTGGCTTTTGCTCGAGGCATGGCAATAAGTGAAGCTCCTGAAACAATAGAATTGGGGGAATTTCTCACTGAGCTGAAGTGTGACATGCTCAACGCATTCCGACTCGAAACGGACACACCGCTTCAGGTGAGGCTTCGGCCTCAATCCATGCGCCGAGCTTTGCGGAACGTCATAGAAAATGCAGTACGTTACGGCGACGATGTCGAGGTCACGTATAGCCGCGAGTATGACAGGGCATCGATCTGGGTTCGTGATCATGGTCCCGGCATCCCGGAGACGCAGCTAGAAGAGGTTTTTGAACCATTTTTTCGGGTCGAGACGTCACGCTCACGCGAGACGGGTGGCACCGGTCTCGGCCTGTCAATCGCACGCACCATCATGCGCTCGCATGGCGGCGATGTAACTTTGCAGAACCACCCGGACGGCGGGCTTCTTGCGCGACTCGATTTGCCGTTTTCACAAAGTTCCAACCAGCAAGAAAGGACAATATCATGA
- a CDS encoding heavy-metal-associated domain-containing protein yields MPGSRELRFSVQNMSCASCVGRVERALLALPGVALPFNLRREGVGKTWGSGCCSAVCASQLPIKNGGPHDGNVMRALG; encoded by the coding sequence ATGCCGGGCTCAAGAGAGTTGCGTTTTTCTGTTCAGAACATGTCTTGCGCGTCCTGCGTCGGCCGGGTCGAGCGTGCGCTTTTAGCATTGCCCGGTGTCGCGTTGCCCTTTAATCTGAGACGCGAGGGAGTGGGCAAAACTTGGGGGTCAGGCTGCTGCTCTGCGGTATGCGCCAGTCAATTGCCCATCAAGAACGGCGGCCCGCACGATGGCAACGTGATGCGCGCCCTTGGGTGA
- a CDS encoding heavy-metal-associated domain-containing protein yields MRSFKVPDMSCGHCTATIEKAIKAIDPTASVTCDTGTRQVEVDSVLNEHALTEAIRNAGYCVTAASTT; encoded by the coding sequence ATGCGCAGCTTCAAGGTTCCGGATATGAGTTGCGGCCATTGCACCGCAACGATCGAAAAGGCGATCAAGGCGATAGACCCAACAGCGTCCGTGACCTGCGATACGGGTACGCGGCAAGTCGAGGTTGATAGCGTGCTGAACGAGCACGCCCTGACGGAGGCCATCCGAAATGCCGGTTACTGTGTTACGGCTGCCTCGACGACCTGA
- a CDS encoding DsbA family protein produces the protein MKSLRLAMLALSILLPFSAFAQALSEERVKELALEAILENPQIIMEAVQLLEQQEATAQAEATADVLKEQRQLLEQDLNAPVLGNPDGDVTVVEFFDYNCPYCRRAMSEVEGLIEADRNVRLVFREWPILGDGSVFAAKAALAARNQDKYEEFHWALMGMEERAQEASVLRIAEEIGLDADQLRSDMEAPEVQRHIDESMRLAQALGFNGTPSFVIGDHLLPGLVEQDQLEALVDEAREGE, from the coding sequence ATGAAATCGCTTCGATTGGCAATGCTCGCCCTGAGTATCCTGTTGCCGTTTTCCGCATTTGCACAGGCCCTGAGCGAGGAACGCGTCAAGGAACTGGCCCTAGAAGCGATTCTGGAAAACCCCCAGATCATAATGGAAGCGGTGCAGCTTCTCGAACAGCAGGAAGCGACCGCACAGGCAGAGGCCACGGCGGACGTGCTCAAGGAACAACGGCAGCTCTTGGAACAGGACCTGAACGCGCCGGTGCTGGGCAATCCTGACGGGGACGTCACTGTTGTGGAATTTTTCGACTACAACTGTCCCTATTGCCGCAGGGCCATGTCGGAGGTTGAAGGTTTGATCGAAGCGGACCGGAATGTGCGGCTCGTCTTTCGCGAATGGCCGATACTCGGTGACGGGTCCGTCTTTGCCGCGAAGGCAGCCCTGGCGGCACGCAATCAGGACAAGTATGAAGAATTCCACTGGGCGCTTATGGGCATGGAGGAACGTGCGCAAGAGGCGTCTGTCCTGCGGATCGCCGAAGAAATCGGCCTCGACGCGGACCAGCTGCGTTCGGACATGGAGGCGCCGGAGGTCCAGAGGCACATCGACGAATCGATGCGGCTGGCGCAGGCATTGGGCTTCAACGGCACACCGTCGTTCGTGATCGGAGACCACCTGCTTCCCGGTTTGGTCGAACAAGACCAACTGGAAGCCTTGGTTGATGAGGCCCGCGAAGGGGAATGA